One window of the Leptospiraceae bacterium genome contains the following:
- a CDS encoding biopolymer transporter ExbD, translated as MKLRKRRNFESIPLSAMGDIAFLLLIFYISTTMLSDQKPREIALPELTAEAQTTPYPIIIYLDMELAKENRVYFFNQEIPLVVLEQELKRKIQEAPDSYRVYLNIQKDLPFKYMYQILQKMKEIGIKNLIITTKPIE; from the coding sequence ATGAAGCTCCGAAAGCGAAGGAATTTTGAATCCATTCCTCTTTCGGCGATGGGTGATATAGCTTTTTTGTTGTTGATTTTTTATATTTCAACTACCATGCTTTCGGATCAAAAACCAAGGGAAATTGCTCTACCAGAACTTACAGCGGAAGCCCAAACAACTCCTTATCCCATTATCATTTATTTGGATATGGAATTGGCTAAAGAAAACAGAGTTTATTTTTTTAATCAAGAAATCCCTCTTGTAGTTCTTGAACAAGAACTAAAAAGAAAAATCCAAGAAGCTCCAGACTCTTATCGTGTTTATCTCAACATCCAAAAAGACTTACCCTTTAAGTATATGTATCAAATTCTACAGAAGATGAAAGAAATAGGAATAAAAAATTTAATCATAACCACAAAACCTATAGAATAA